The sequence TCTGTTATCCCTCTACACTATTCTCAGATTGCACCCACTGTGCTGCCGGCAAGCGCCTGAACAGGTTTTCCTGGTATCCACATGCCGCTGGATCTGCTTCAACAAGCCCTGCAATCCCGTGTGTCATCAAACATGCCACTCCTGTGATACTCTAAACCAGATGATTTTCCAGAAACCCAGGAGGACCGATAATGACTAAAAATGAAATCCTTAAAATTGTTGAAAAACACAACATAAACTTTTTCCGTCTGCAGTTCGTCGATATCAACGGCTTCATGAAAAATGTCGCGATTCCGCGGAGGCAACAGTCTGATTGAGTTGTGATAACAAAGAAAACTACAGGGTAAGAAATTACATATTTGAAAGAGTTGGATGATCAAAAAAAATCCAAACCCTGATCGGAATATTTCTTGCGTCATGTTGGCTGAAGATACAAAGAAAAAAGGGTGCCGCTGCAGTAGATTTGACAAAGTCGGCCCAGGAAACAACCCAGAAAACTAACTGTTTTGCATTCAAAGAGATAACGAGGCGGCAAGGGATTTTTTATGCTGAGGTTAGCGCAGACCTGGATGTGTCACGGGTTCAGCTGGCTGGAGATGCGAGAGTCAAATGAATACGCTATACAATAGTATGCGGATTCATTTGACCCGAAGCAGATTCGGACTGATCAACCCGTGACACTTCCAGGCCTCAGTCGCGTTCGATCATTGCCCGCATCATATCCCCGGTGTTTTCCGCATGATTGGCTATATCCCCGACCTTGCGGGCAAGCTCGACCATGTGGAACACCGCAATGGGGTCGGTTTCCATCTTGAATATATTGAGCTTCAGAGAGTCTTCAAACTTGTCTGATTCGTGCTCACAGTGATGCAGGTTGCGGATGATGTCTTTGACTATTGTCCGTTGAGCTTCGGAATAATCGTCAAAATATTTTCTCGCCTCGGCAACCATGACACTCAACTCCTCAATGGGCGCAATTACCGAATCCACCAGATCAAAAAAACCCTTGCGCAACTCATCATTCAAGTCGGTGTCCGGACGATAGGAAACCCAGTCGATACAGTCCTCAACGCAGTCCAGAACCTTGTCCTGCTCCTGGATATACATAAACAACTGAAACTTGTCCACCGTCATCCTGGTCCTTTTCGAGATACTCCGGCGGATGCTGATCTTGATCTCATCGGCCTCACTTTCCAGCCGGTCAACCTCCCGCAGATAATCGCCGAACCTGTCGCATTTATGTGAGAAATAACACTCCATGGCTTGCTGAAAGGCCCAGCCGCATTCCTTGACCTTCTCCGCATGCGCCTGGAAGAGATCAAAAGGCAAACCCACAAGTTGTGAAATGAACGGTAATTTCATTGACACCCCCCTCTTACTGTTAGCTCAGTCTCTCTTTTCGGCTGTTTCAGCCTCTGATGCATCCTCGTTTACCGTACTGAAATAATCCCTGAAAATGTCCAGAAGGTTCTGGGTCTGAATCGTTATTTTCTCACAGTTTTCGAGAAAACCATAGTAAAGAATACTCAAACGGGTCTTGGACTGGGAATTCTGAATGCGATGGATCTGATTTTTATTGAATTCCAGGGCGCAGGCAGTCATCCGGGCTCGTTGGCTTTGAATATATTCGTAATCAACTTTCTTATTTTTGAGAAGCATGATCGCCGTGTTTTCAAGAAGGCGACAGACGGAAACCCGAATCTGCTGGAGCTCTTTTTTCTGTTCCTCACCAAGACCGGTATGATAATTGATCACATGGGTATAGGCGCGCATGACAATATCACGATTGCTTTCGGTAATATCCTGCAGCGCCCCGATGGTTCTTGAATACTTACGCGTTGTTTCAGCGTCCTCCTTGTCCAGGAGGTAGAGGGTCTTGAAAATATTGGCAATTATGATATTGGCGATTTGCTGAACATTTTTTGTGCGGCTCTTGAGCTCCTTGAGCTTTGACCGGTCTTCCTTGAAAACCGCGTCAAAACAGGATCGCAGGGTCAGGCTCACTTCATTCAGGAAATAGCC is a genomic window of Pseudomonadota bacterium containing:
- a CDS encoding DUF47 family protein, whose product is MKLPFISQLVGLPFDLFQAHAEKVKECGWAFQQAMECYFSHKCDRFGDYLREVDRLESEADEIKISIRRSISKRTRMTVDKFQLFMYIQEQDKVLDCVEDCIDWVSYRPDTDLNDELRKGFFDLVDSVIAPIEELSVMVAEARKYFDDYSEAQRTIVKDIIRNLHHCEHESDKFEDSLKLNIFKMETDPIAVFHMVELARKVGDIANHAENTGDMMRAMIERD